The Paenibacillus tianjinensis genome has a window encoding:
- a CDS encoding lipopolysaccharide biosynthesis protein: protein MEPLEQKKTNILARFGKDTLAYIPAILIPAVLGVLSLVIFTRMFSPLEYGQYALVLTSVSILSPLISQWLVQSIQKFRPQYEEENNLWNFNQYIKRLVFYIILFFAIIFMSLYPIIKDIIGEYKKYYFVTFLLVSFQSLFNIGSTIYQSEMKVKLYGIIQISNAVLKLIISIGLYLFFWKNTESLFWGMVLSFLILIVPMYYDLFKYKETEKFDSLESFKEFTTKLLSFGFPMIGWFLGLSLLNMSDRYLLEYFKSASDVGIYSANNNIVTAGLGLLCGPLITAAHPIIMNVAAKQGDTKHVESVISNFSRIFLLVVTPVVSFVTVYRDSIVKLLLGEEFREGAIIIPILLVGYFAWNFAMYGHKGYEILGKTKRMLLYVLICVVVNAILNIVLIPRYSYLGASLATLIALLLYPIIIYFTSKKHIKWNISILLLVKLFLIAIFLGIALCFSKNILSIDNLFLELFVSLCLSILYYGVLLMIFKELKLKKLIYYFKKR, encoded by the coding sequence TTGGAACCCTTAGAGCAAAAGAAAACAAACATATTAGCGAGATTTGGTAAAGATACGTTAGCATATATACCTGCAATTCTAATCCCAGCAGTTTTAGGGGTTCTTAGTCTTGTGATATTCACCAGAATGTTCTCTCCCTTAGAGTATGGTCAATATGCTCTTGTTCTGACTTCAGTAAGCATTTTATCACCGTTAATCTCTCAGTGGTTAGTTCAATCAATACAAAAATTTAGGCCACAGTATGAAGAAGAGAATAATTTATGGAATTTCAATCAGTATATAAAAAGATTGGTATTCTACATAATTCTATTTTTTGCCATTATTTTTATGTCTTTATATCCTATTATTAAAGATATTATTGGTGAATATAAAAAATATTATTTTGTTACATTTTTGTTAGTCTCATTCCAAAGTCTTTTTAATATTGGAAGTACAATCTATCAATCAGAAATGAAGGTTAAACTTTACGGAATTATACAAATCTCTAATGCAGTATTAAAATTGATAATTAGTATTGGACTATACCTTTTTTTTTGGAAAAACACAGAATCATTATTTTGGGGAATGGTATTATCCTTTTTGATTTTAATTGTTCCAATGTATTATGATCTTTTCAAATATAAAGAGACTGAAAAATTCGACTCATTAGAATCATTTAAAGAATTTACTACAAAATTACTGTCCTTTGGATTTCCTATGATTGGTTGGTTTCTAGGGTTGTCCTTACTAAATATGAGTGACAGATATTTGTTAGAATACTTTAAGTCTGCTAGTGACGTGGGTATATATTCAGCAAACAACAATATTGTGACAGCGGGATTAGGATTATTATGTGGTCCTTTAATTACAGCAGCACATCCAATTATAATGAATGTTGCAGCTAAACAAGGTGACACTAAGCATGTTGAGTCTGTAATATCAAATTTCTCAAGAATTTTTTTACTTGTAGTAACACCTGTAGTTTCTTTTGTGACTGTTTATAGGGACTCCATAGTTAAACTTCTTTTAGGAGAAGAATTTCGAGAAGGAGCAATTATAATTCCTATTCTACTCGTAGGATACTTTGCCTGGAATTTTGCTATGTATGGTCATAAGGGATACGAGATTTTAGGGAAAACTAAAAGAATGCTTCTTTACGTTTTAATTTGTGTTGTAGTAAATGCTATTTTGAATATAGTATTAATTCCCAGATATAGTTATTTGGGAGCCTCATTAGCTACATTAATAGCTCTTTTGTTATATCCTATAATTATTTATTTCACTTCAAAAAAACACATAAAATGGAATATTTCAATTCTGCTGTTAGTTAAATTATTCCTGATTGCTATATTTTTAGGGATTGCATTGTGTTTTTCGAAAAATATTTTATCGATAGATAACTTGTTTTTGGAACTATTCGTTTCGTTGTGTCTTAGTATTTTATATTACGGTGTTTTATTAATGATTTTTAAGGAATTGAAGCTGAAAAAGCTGATATATTATTTTAAAAAAAGATAG
- a CDS encoding glycosyltransferase family 2 protein, translating to MTDSDLNYSNVCIVIVTFNPNIIELRASIENLKENKLNVCIVDNSIEDEIQRAVKLFKSFSQIITLGENKGIAEAQNHGMNWAFSNGFKAVLLLDQDSYINKKLLDDLCSSYNYLSKEEIKVACVGPLTYNRDKTERDLYTKKRRNSGMNLMKVDKTLSSGSLIAKETYQIIGGMEVGLFIDLVDWEWCWRAREKGYETYIIADSIMAHRLGEGRRELAGFGIGIPSPIRHYYQFRNTLLLFKRSYVPIKFKIKYSLVLIFKFFYFPLFVSPRKERLKWITKGVVDFIIGKTGSI from the coding sequence TTGACTGATAGCGATTTAAATTACTCAAACGTTTGTATAGTTATTGTAACATTTAATCCAAATATCATAGAGTTAAGGGCTAGTATAGAAAATTTAAAGGAAAATAAATTAAATGTGTGCATTGTTGATAATAGTATTGAGGATGAGATTCAGCGAGCTGTTAAACTATTTAAGAGCTTTTCTCAGATAATTACTCTAGGGGAGAACAAAGGAATAGCCGAAGCTCAAAATCATGGTATGAATTGGGCATTCTCAAATGGATTTAAAGCTGTTCTTTTATTAGATCAAGATAGTTATATTAACAAGAAATTATTGGATGATTTATGTTCATCATATAATTATTTGTCGAAAGAAGAGATAAAAGTCGCTTGTGTAGGCCCTCTTACATATAATCGTGATAAGACTGAGAGGGATTTATATACAAAAAAGAGGCGTAATTCAGGCATGAATTTAATGAAAGTAGACAAAACATTAAGTTCAGGTTCTTTAATAGCGAAGGAAACTTATCAAATTATTGGTGGTATGGAAGTTGGATTATTCATAGATCTTGTAGACTGGGAGTGGTGCTGGAGAGCCCGAGAAAAAGGATATGAAACTTATATAATAGCAGATTCAATCATGGCTCATCGATTAGGAGAAGGGAGGAGGGAATTGGCGGGTTTTGGTATTGGAATACCCTCTCCTATTAGACACTATTATCAATTTAGAAATACGCTACTTCTTTTTAAGCGTAGTTATGTTCCAATAAAATTTAAGATAAAGTATAGCTTAGTATTAATATTTAAATTTTTCTATTTCCCATTATTTGTTTCCCCAAGAAAAGAAAGGTTGAAATGGATAACTAAAGGAGTGGTTGATTTTATCATTGGGAAAACTGGTTCAATATAA